The proteins below are encoded in one region of Lytechinus pictus isolate F3 Inbred chromosome 11, Lp3.0, whole genome shotgun sequence:
- the LOC129270807 gene encoding uncharacterized protein LOC129270807, whose translation MDCPARRCQVVVRKMNLGEKATMHRCVVPIKRLPITNKTSLQGSRKLSRVQLQKLKVLLQKLKLSTDRVDGRITVQGERGDAGGVKEKTLSTVQLRTLRVLLNKQKPNNRRDGSEVREKKVEPVKTSLSSYQLHKFKVLLSKVKLDKDGSIMAQCKENRDNAERTLSKVQLHKLQILLSKLKLSNDRKDSSIIIDKDCGIVMCPHSLSAMNKTRFRVHVRRLKLHNIPQGLDHTLFIDKELGFVANPYLLPSYRSGHFRKPYHSVLKFRRSRVGQCRVRIRKIHL comes from the coding sequence ATGGATTGCCCAGCCAGAAGATGTCAGGTAGTAGTCAGGAAGATGAACCTTGGTGAGAAAGCAACCATGCACAGGTGTGTCGTCCCCATCAAGAGACTACCAATCACCAACAAGACATCTCTGCAAGGGTCTAGGAAGCTCTCCCGTGTCCAACTCCAGAAGCTGAAGGTCCTCCTGCAGAAGTTGAAGCTGAGCACGGACAGGGTCGATGGCAGGATTACTGTCCAAGGTGAGAGGGGGGATGCGGGAGGTGTGAAGGAGAAAACTCTCTCAACTGTCCAGCTTCGAACCCTGAGAGTGCTTCTCAACAAGCAGAAACCAAACAACCGACGTGACGGATCGGAAGTCAGAGAGAAGAAAGTAGAACCTGTGAAGACTAGTCTGTCCAGCTACCAGCTCCATAAATTCAAGGTTTTGCTTAGTAAGGTGAAGCTGGACAAGGATGGCTCGATTATGGCTCAATGCAAAGAGAACAGAGACAACGCGGAAAGAACTCTGTCCAAGGTGCAGCTCCATAAGCTCCAGATTCTCCTCAGCAAGCTGAAACTGAGCAACGACAGGAAGGATTCATCGATCATCATTGATAAAGATTGTGGCATTGTAATGTGCCCACATTCCCTTTCTGCAATGAACAAGACACGCTTCAGAGTCCATGTTAGGAGACTCAAACTCCACAACATCCCACAGGGCCTAGACCATACTCTCTTCATCGACAAGGAGCTGGGCTTTGTAGCCAATCCCTACTTACTCCCAAGCTATCGCAGTGGTCACTTCCGTAAACCCTATCACAGCGTCCTGAAATTCAGAAGAAGCCGTGTTGGGCAGTGCCGTGTGCGCATCAGAAAGATTCATTTGTAA